The Alteromonas macleodii ATCC 27126 genome segment GGGCAAGACTTCAAAGTGGCGGTAAACGTAGCTGCTAAACAGCTTTCAAACCCAGGGTTCGCAAAAGAAGTTGCTGAAATTATCAACGAAGCGGGTATCGCCGCGTCGTCTATAGAATTGGAGGTAACAGAATCAGCCTTAATGCACGACTTTGAACAAACCAGAGATATCCTGAACGACTTGGCTTCATTGGGCGTTACTATTGCGTTGGATGATTTTGGTACGGGCTATTCAAGTCTCTCTTATTTACGTCAGTTCCCATTGAATGTGCTTAAGATAGATCGCTCTTTCGTTATTGATATGGATAAAGAACAGCAGGCACATGATATCGTAACGGCAATAGTGCATTTAGCATTAAGCTTAGAGTTAACCATTGTTGCCGAAGGGATAGAGACCCAATCTCATTTTGCCGCGCTCAAAGCACTTGGGTGTCACTTAGGGCAGGGGTATTTTATGTGTCGCCCTATGGCGATGGCGGATTTCTTCACGAAGTTCATCGATGATTGCCAAGTAGCGTAAAGTTCACTGGACGCTGAGTTGAGTGCTAATCGATAGTCTCTTCTTTATAACCTTGTCGTTCAAACCATACCTACTTGAAAGCAAACTAGCTGACTTTTCGATACAAATTTGGATGTAAGGTGTTAGACTTGCGTAAAGCGTTGTTATTACTTTGATATTGTAAAAGCAGAAACAACGCAAGCGAGAATGGTCACCTTGGTGTAGTAACAATAAAAGTACCTGATGAATCGAAAAGAAATAAAACCCTACGCAGAGTGTAACGTACTTATTGTGGACGATGAGCCGATGAGTCGTATGCTGCTCGAATCCATCCTAGAGTCGGTGTTTACCTGTGCTACAGCCGAGTCGGGAGAAGAAGCCATATCCTACTGCGAGGCAAACCTTCCTGACCTAGTCCTGCTTGACATGAACATGCCAGACATTAATGGGTTAGATGTTTGTACCGCTTTAAAAGCCTCGCCTGAAACGAATCATATCCCCGTCATTTTCGTTACATCTACAATGGATATTGAGAGTGAAAATGCGTGCTGGGAAGTAGGGGCGTCAGACTTTGTCATGAAACCGGTTAACGCCTCTACATTAACGCATCGCATCAAAACACATCTGCAAAATAAGCTTCGCACCGAATTCCTTGAAATGATGACATTTCACGATCAGCTAACGGGTTTGTACAATCGTACGTATTTAACCAAGGAAATTCCGTTACTCATTAAGCAAGTTGCGAGAGACAAAGGTACGGTTGGAGCAATAATGATCGACATCGATTATTTTAAGCTTTTCAATGATACGTACGGGCATCTCGAAGGCGATATTTGTCTTCAAAAAGTGGCGCAAATTGTATCGGATACGGTTAAACGGCCGAAAGATGCCGTTATTCGCTTTGGCGGCGAAGAGTTTTTGGTCGTCCTCCCCTATATCGACCATCAGGGCACAAAGCTAGTGGCACAACAGCTTGTTGAGGCTGTCGCCAATGCAAGCATTCCACATGGTAAAGGGATAGAAAGCCGCGTATCAATAAGTGCAGGCTTTGCAGTTTGGAAAGCTACGGATGTGGTTGAAGACGATGTGGCTGCGCTTATAGAAGACGCTGACATTTCATTGTTTGAAGCAAAAGAATTAGGGCGAAACCAAGCCAAGGGCTGAGGCCACCGCCCAATATCCCATCATAAAAATAGAATTTCTAGCCTATTGTTTAATATCCCGTATTCAAATCCCAAGCTATCATTATAAATGCGGGGCCGCTGTGCACGAATCGAGCAAGGCGGCAAGAATCTTGTGGTCTTTACGCTTGGGTAGCGAACCATGGTTTATTTTGACGAACAATCGAGTTTGAATGTGAAACTGGAACACCAGTTGAAGGCATCGCTAACCAGTTTGGTACAGCGAGGCTGCGATTCGTTTGGCGTGTTTCAAGGTTTACTTTTACAGCTGGACGAAGAGACAGTTAATATATTGGTTAAAGCTTCGTCGGCGTATGCACCCAACTTTAAGTCGGTCCCTTCTTTCTCTACCTGTGTGCCAGTAGACAACTGTTTCCCTGTAAACAGCGCTAAGTGTTCTACTGCATTTAAACAATGGTTTTCTACTTATTTTAATGCCGAAAAATACATTCGAGGCCGTGTTCATACCCTAGATGGAAGCCAAGTCTGCTTAGTCTTTATTAATGCGTGCCCAGAACAGTCGGTAAACCTCGACAAGCTGTCGCTGTTAGACGATTGCCTGAGCGTGATGTTGGATAAGTTTCATCTCGAAAAAGCAGAGACCAATCAAAACACGTTGTACGAAAAGTTACAAAGTGTAGCGAACATAGGCACATGGGAAGTTGATTTGACCACTAATGCACTTAGCTGGTCTTCACAAACTCGGCTTATTCACGAAGTCTCAGAAGACTTTGTACCCACATTAGAAACAGCTATCAACTTCTACAAAGAGGGGTTTGATAGAGATGAGATAAACCGCATTGTCTCCCACACAGTCGCTACGGGTGAACCGTGGAGTGCAACGCTTGAACTTGTCTCTGCCAAAGGTAATTCAGTTTGGATAGAAACCCACGGCATGGCTGAGATGAAGCACGGAAAGTGTATTCGTTTGTTTGGGACTTGCCAAAACGTAAACAAGTCGGTGCAACTTAGACTCGAATTGGAAGAGAGAAGAAGGGAAGCCGAAGCTGCGTCTAAAGAACGTGGCATGTTGTTATCCCGTATAAGCCACGAGTTAAAGACGCCGCTTAATGGCATTACCGGCATGCTGCAGGCGCTCAAGTTCGAAAATAAAGAAAATGTGCGAATGCGCAAAGCGGATGTGGCGCTTCATAGCGCAGACCGCTTATTGTCTCTTATAAACGATGTTTTGGATTACACCTCCATCATTAACGGCGAATTCTCACTAAAATATAGCGATTTTTGTGCGCGTTCGTTAATTGAAGATATCCTAGATGTATTTAAAACAAAATGTGCAGAGAAAGGCGTAAGGCTTTACGCGGTGCTGTCTTTTGACGAAAACACTTATGTTCACGGAGATGCCGCCCGAATCAGTCAAGTCATTACAAATTTACTATCGAACGCGGTCAAATTTACGCCGAAAGGGTATATTTCGGTGCAAGTTACGTTAAAGCATCAAGGCGATGTGCCTATCTTACTTGCGTCAATTGAAGACACTGGTGTGGGCATGAGTGATGAAATATTGTCACGTATTTTTAGACCATTTCAAAACGACACCGCCAGTGCCTCTGAAGAGTTAAATGGAAACGGTTTAGGGCTGTCTATCGTCAATCAACTTGTTGGCAAAATGGACGGCGAGCTTGAAGTACGTTCAAGCGCAGGGAAAGGCTCCTGTTTCGATATAGCTATACCTGTAGAAATGGCAGTTTTAGATAAAGAAAAGCAGAGTGACGTTATCCTCTCTTCAGACTTGCTTAGCGTTCCTCTTAACGTTTTGGTTGTTGATGACAACGATATAAACCGTTTCGTGCTTGCATCCATGCTAGAGAAGTTTAATTACCTTCCAGATGAAGCCGAAAATGGCGAAGTGGCCGTTCAAATGGCCCGAGCTAAAAAATACGACATTATTTTTATGGATTGCGCTATGCCAGTGCTCGATGGGGTAAGTGCGACTAAGATTATTGTCCAAGAAAACTTATTGCCCAAACACGGTCGTATTGTGGCTGTAACGGCAAATACAACGCCTGAAGATAAAACTAATTGTAGCAATGCGGGCATGGCCGATTTTCTTGCCAAGCCCGTAGTACAAAATGACGTTACCCTTCAGGTGCGCCATGCACTAAATGCTAAATCAGTGACAGCGTAGAGGTTAAAGTGCGTTTATTCCGCTGAAGGGGGCGTATCTTTTACGGTTTCCCAATGCGTTACAATATAGTCTGTCACCTGTGAGCCGACTTTATAGGCGGCTTCTATAGCGGCTCCCATTGCTGCATATCCATCGCCAGAACTCTCTAACTTTAGGTTCTCCGCAGCGCTCAACGATGGTGGCTGCATGGTAAAATTGCTCGCCGTTCTAAGAATAAGTAAGCGGTCTTTGTTGACTAACCCTGCATTGTCCAAGTAGCTCAAGCTTTGAAGTGTTGCTGAGTCTTCCATGCCCGAGGTAACAAAATTTCCTTTGCCCTGCGTCCAGTATGCTACCCAATCGTTTGCCCACGTATTTAGTTTTTCGCCATGCCAAAAGGTAGAAGCAGATAAATGCGCACCCATAGATACATTTGGAAGTGCCCTTGCATTAGCGGAGTTGGCGTACTTGTCTCTCAGTGCATCCATCGCTTCGTTGTTTAAAAGCTTGGTGTCTTTTGTCAACGAATAGGCCCACTTTGCTAACGGTAAGTTCAGCGCGTACACCTCGCCATTTGGGCTGTTGTTTACGTCTACAGCGTCAGCGTTTTCAAAGGGCGCGTGAGTGAAGAGGGGGAAATAGCCCGTACTCCACTGAGACGGAATTTCTCTAGCGTCAATTTGATGTGCTAGGTCGCCATCGACTACGTAATCGGTCCAAATTGCACTCCCAATGGTGTTATCCGCTGGGTCGACTCCCGCGATCCCTGCGACCAACCAATAGGCTTGGGATAAATCAAAGCGAGGATCAAGACCTAGTGCCATTATTGCTGCTGAAGCGCGCGCAATGCCCATTCCCGTAACCATACCGATTACACCTGTATCAGAATTGGCGTAAATGTCGTGAAAGCCATGAGGCAAAGGGTATTGGGTTGTGAGTTTCTGGCGAGCCTTCCACAATTGAAATTCACCAGGCGCGTCGCCTTCGTCGCTGCCAATTTCGAACATACTTACCACAACAACCTTCACTTTCATTGGCGGCTTAGCGTCATTGGTTTTAACACTGGCAGAATAACTACTGCTACAGAAACCCAAAAACATAGCCAATATAAGCAAAGCGTTGAAAAAGGCAGACCGTTTTTGT includes the following:
- a CDS encoding diguanylate cyclase; the encoded protein is MNRKEIKPYAECNVLIVDDEPMSRMLLESILESVFTCATAESGEEAISYCEANLPDLVLLDMNMPDINGLDVCTALKASPETNHIPVIFVTSTMDIESENACWEVGASDFVMKPVNASTLTHRIKTHLQNKLRTEFLEMMTFHDQLTGLYNRTYLTKEIPLLIKQVARDKGTVGAIMIDIDYFKLFNDTYGHLEGDICLQKVAQIVSDTVKRPKDAVIRFGGEEFLVVLPYIDHQGTKLVAQQLVEAVANASIPHGKGIESRVSISAGFAVWKATDVVEDDVAALIEDADISLFEAKELGRNQAKG
- a CDS encoding hybrid sensor histidine kinase/response regulator → MVYFDEQSSLNVKLEHQLKASLTSLVQRGCDSFGVFQGLLLQLDEETVNILVKASSAYAPNFKSVPSFSTCVPVDNCFPVNSAKCSTAFKQWFSTYFNAEKYIRGRVHTLDGSQVCLVFINACPEQSVNLDKLSLLDDCLSVMLDKFHLEKAETNQNTLYEKLQSVANIGTWEVDLTTNALSWSSQTRLIHEVSEDFVPTLETAINFYKEGFDRDEINRIVSHTVATGEPWSATLELVSAKGNSVWIETHGMAEMKHGKCIRLFGTCQNVNKSVQLRLELEERRREAEAASKERGMLLSRISHELKTPLNGITGMLQALKFENKENVRMRKADVALHSADRLLSLINDVLDYTSIINGEFSLKYSDFCARSLIEDILDVFKTKCAEKGVRLYAVLSFDENTYVHGDAARISQVITNLLSNAVKFTPKGYISVQVTLKHQGDVPILLASIEDTGVGMSDEILSRIFRPFQNDTASASEELNGNGLGLSIVNQLVGKMDGELEVRSSAGKGSCFDIAIPVEMAVLDKEKQSDVILSSDLLSVPLNVLVVDDNDINRFVLASMLEKFNYLPDEAENGEVAVQMARAKKYDIIFMDCAMPVLDGVSATKIIVQENLLPKHGRIVAVTANTTPEDKTNCSNAGMADFLAKPVVQNDVTLQVRHALNAKSVTA
- a CDS encoding purine nucleoside permease, with product MHLSFYPLLKQKRSAFFNALLILAMFLGFCSSSYSASVKTNDAKPPMKVKVVVVSMFEIGSDEGDAPGEFQLWKARQKLTTQYPLPHGFHDIYANSDTGVIGMVTGMGIARASAAIMALGLDPRFDLSQAYWLVAGIAGVDPADNTIGSAIWTDYVVDGDLAHQIDAREIPSQWSTGYFPLFTHAPFENADAVDVNNSPNGEVYALNLPLAKWAYSLTKDTKLLNNEAMDALRDKYANSANARALPNVSMGAHLSASTFWHGEKLNTWANDWVAYWTQGKGNFVTSGMEDSATLQSLSYLDNAGLVNKDRLLILRTASNFTMQPPSLSAAENLKLESSGDGYAAMGAAIEAAYKVGSQVTDYIVTHWETVKDTPPSAE